A DNA window from Paenibacillus sp. HWE-109 contains the following coding sequences:
- a CDS encoding DUF2487 family protein — MKFDEVPAKDWIDLKPYLDTCLLPVSGLSGFEDPMQVTERLQHLRDALEAIEIPYKGRVVTYPAVHYVTGVQIKDQLDAVSLHLKRMGFRYVIVLTVHKEATQWKADETDLFIAVDMDRWATESEQIKSSISKQVQHLWQRSD; from the coding sequence GTGAAGTTTGATGAAGTTCCCGCGAAAGACTGGATTGATTTGAAACCGTATTTAGATACTTGCTTGCTGCCTGTTTCAGGGTTGAGCGGATTTGAAGATCCCATGCAGGTAACCGAAAGATTGCAGCATTTGCGCGATGCGTTGGAAGCGATTGAGATTCCCTATAAAGGAAGAGTCGTGACCTATCCTGCGGTGCATTATGTAACGGGTGTCCAGATCAAAGATCAGTTGGATGCCGTCTCGCTGCATTTGAAAAGAATGGGTTTCCGTTATGTCATTGTTCTTACCGTACATAAAGAAGCGACGCAATGGAAAGCAGACGAAACAGATTTATTCATTGCGGTCGATATGGATCGCTGGGCAACGGAGTCCGAGCAGATTAAATCAAGTATTTCTAAGCAAGTTCAGCACTTGTGGCAGCGCAGTGATTAA